From a single Kitasatospora azatica KCTC 9699 genomic region:
- a CDS encoding ABC transporter permease subunit has product MRARFPLFWLALHRRRRMLAFLAAGMVVFEALIVAVIRAVPPAQLFAGTGPAGPDALKAFSGSTGDVSIASYPGLLGAGLVHPFWIAMQLTAIGSLAAAAVAADVESGTVELLMVRPVSRLRLLAERAAAVIAASLALNAAATLAVAGGVALTPALHHAVPLRGVLAAGLAGCAFTLCLSGPALAVSAAARHRAQVIGATIAFGAVGFALNFVAMAWHPAAPLRYLSPFHYYTPGDALAHGTIAWGPFAVLVAVGFAGIAAAHPLLLRRDLAP; this is encoded by the coding sequence GTGAGGGCCCGGTTCCCCTTGTTCTGGCTGGCTCTGCACCGGCGCCGCAGGATGCTGGCATTCCTGGCAGCGGGCATGGTCGTCTTCGAGGCTCTGATCGTGGCCGTCATCCGGGCGGTGCCGCCGGCCCAGCTGTTCGCCGGGACCGGCCCGGCCGGACCGGATGCGTTGAAGGCGTTCTCCGGATCGACCGGTGACGTGTCCATCGCCAGCTACCCCGGTCTGCTCGGGGCCGGTCTGGTGCACCCGTTCTGGATCGCCATGCAGCTGACGGCGATCGGCTCGCTCGCGGCGGCTGCTGTCGCGGCCGACGTCGAGTCCGGGACCGTGGAACTGCTGATGGTCCGTCCGGTCTCCCGTCTGAGGCTGCTGGCCGAACGGGCGGCCGCCGTGATCGCGGCCTCGCTGGCACTCAACGCCGCCGCCACATTGGCGGTCGCCGGTGGTGTGGCCCTCACTCCCGCCCTCCACCACGCGGTCCCTCTGCGCGGCGTGCTCGCGGCCGGTCTGGCGGGCTGTGCGTTCACGCTCTGCCTGTCCGGTCCGGCCCTGGCCGTCTCGGCTGCGGCTCGCCACCGGGCCCAGGTGATCGGCGCCACCATCGCGTTCGGCGCTGTCGGCTTCGCCCTCAACTTCGTCGCCATGGCCTGGCACCCGGCGGCGCCGCTGCGGTACCTGAGCCCGTTCCACTACTACACGCCCGGTGACGCGCTCGCCCACGGGACGATCGCCTGGGGCCCGTTCGCCGTCCTGGTGGCCGTCGGGTTCGCCGGGATCGCCGCCGCGCACCCGCTGCTGCTGCGCCGGGACCTGGCTCCCTGA